The Bdellovibrio sp. ZAP7 DNA segment TCCTCCGGTTGCGGGGGCAAAAGCTGTTGAGGCATCTGAAAATCAGGTGAAAGCCCCATGGGGTGGGACTTTGCGGGCTGTGCGTAACTTAGTGGATAAGCAAACAATGGTGGAAATTGAGCACGACAATGGTCTAAAAAGCCAGGTCGTGTTTTTGGGCGAAGTGTCTCAGATTGAGACAGGTAAAAAGGTCCAAGCTGGCGAGACCCTTGGCATTTTGAGCTCAGAGGCAAAAAGCCTTTATTGGACAGTGGAACCAGACCATCCGACAGGACAAGAAACTGTCTCAGAATGATTTGGTAGAAATGTCTCGATATGGTACTATGTTAAGAATAGAAAGAGTGTTTTGTAACACTCACGGACTCTGAACTTCAGAGTTAGAAAGAGGAGCTGTCGATGAAAATTACACACAACAAAGTAGGTCAAAATCTGAACCTTACTGATGCTGGTAAATCCGACAAAGCTGCGGGCGTAGCAGGTAAAGCTGCAAGCAAAATTGCTGACGTAAAAGCGGATGCAATTGCGCAAGCTCAAGATGAATCTTCAAAAGTTCAATTGTCTCCTCGCGCACAAGAAGCGAAACGCATCAAGGAATTGGCAATGTCAGCTCCAGATGTTGATGAAGCGAAAGTTGCGAAGTTCCGCGATATGATCGACAAAGGAACTTACAAAGTTGATGCGAAATCAATCGCAGACAAAATGGTTGATGAACACTTAGAATTCTAATTTAAAATCTCAGTGTTGGGGAGTGCACGATAAACTACTCCCGCCATCAGCCAAGGATGACTGATGGATCTCCAAGAACCGTCTGAAGTAAAAGGCGACTTGTCCGCCAAAGCTTCAGCGAAGGCGGAAGGATAAATACAATGGATGTAGCAGTAGCAGAAAGAGCGTTTCAGAAGCTCGAAGCCAACCTTGAAGAACTCACCAAAATTTACCGCACTCTTCTTGATCTTGTTCGCAAAGAAAAAGAAATCCTGATCCGTGCGGATCGTGAAGCCTTGGATGAAAACAACTCCATCAAAGAAGAATTGCTCTATAAACTAAGAGCACAGGATTCTTTGCGTTCCCGTTATGCAATGGACCTTGCGGGGGTTATTGGCGGCGACGTGGAAAATCCACGTTTGTTGGAGTTGGCTCAGAAGATGGCTTTCAATCCAGCAGCAGCGGATCGCTTGCGCACGCAGCATGCGGCCTTGGATATGCTGATCAAACGCATTACCGAAATTAATAAATCCAATGAAGAGCACGCGCAAACTGCGCTACAAACTTTGAATGGTGCCTTGGATAATATTAAAGAAACTTTGTCTGGTAAGAAAACTTACGAGAAAAAGGGCGGCTACAAGTCAGGCCCTCAAGTTTCCGGTAACTTCGTCAGCAAGGAAGCCTAGGCTAGTTCCTAAACCTATACTGTTGAAGTACACTAGGTATTAGTAATAAGTAAACGAACCAACCCCACGGATTACCAGGATGGTGATCTCTAGGAGACAGAATGTCGAAGATTTCGGCAATGATGGACACCGGCAAACGCTCTCTGATGAATTCTCAGACAGCGTTGCAAACGGTCGGTCATAACATCGCCAATAAATCCACGGAAGGTTTCTCTCGTCAAAGAGTGGAACTTCTTTCGAACGTTCCTATTGGTGAGGGTGGTTTGCAAATCGGTATGGGTGCCCGTGCCGGTGTCGTAACTCGCGTTAATAATCCTTGGTTAGAAAAACAAATTCAAAAAGAAGGCATGACCATGGGATTTGAAGATTCCCGTGCTGATGGTCTTTCTCGTGTTGAACAAATTTATAATGAACAAAATAATAAAGGTCTGAACCAATACGTTACGGACTTTTTCAATGGTTTCCGTGAACTTTCCAATAACCCGGAGTCATTGGCTTCCCGTACAATGGTGCGTGAGTCAGCTGTGGGGATGGTAAAAGATTTCGGTCGCGTGACGTCTCAGTTGCGTGGCGTTCAGGAAGACCTTGATGCCCAAATCAAAACAACTGTCGGCGAAGTGAATGAGATCACCAAAGAGATCGCTTCCCTGAATGAAAAAATTCAAACAGTTGAGGTTTCAAAAGTTCCGGCGAATGATGAACGTGATCGTCGAGATCTTTTGCTTAAAAAGCTGGGCGATAAAATCGATATCACTTGGGCTGAAGGTAAAGATGGCATGGTTTCCGTAACTGCGGGTCGTACAGCGATCCTGGTTTCCGGAACAGGTGCGTCTGAATTGAAAGCTCGTCAAACGGATACTCGTGACCGTATGGAGATCTTCTATCAAGGCACAGGAACTCCGGCGAATGTGACTGAGCAGATTTCGGGTGGTCGTATTGGTGGTGCTTTGGATGTTCGTGACCATGTGATCGAAGATCTATTGGGTCATATCGACAATCTGGCTTACACATTGGCGACAGAAGTAAATAGAGCCCATATCGAAGGTTTCGATCGTAATGGCAACACAGGCGTTTTGTTCTTTGAACAACCCGAATCTGTGAAGGGTGCCGCAGCAAACATGGCGATGAATAAAACTATTTTCAATGACGTTTCCAGAATCGCAGCCGGCTCTCGTGCGGATGCAGCTGGTGACAATACAGTCGCGAACGTAATCTCGTCTTTGCAATATAAGCAAGTGATGGATGGCGGAACGGCGACAATGGACGACTATTACAACACGCAAGTGGGTCAAGTCGGTGCCATGGTTCAGCGTGCAGTAAAGTCGCAGGAATCACAAAAGAACGTCATCAGTCAGTTGACGAATATCAGGGAATCCATCAGCGGTGTTTCTTTGGATGAAGAGACCACGAAAATGATCGAGTTCCAAAAAACTTATGATGCTTCTGCACGTTTAATCAAAACGGCGGATGAGATGTTCGACACAGTTCTTAACTTGAAACGTCTATAAGCGGCGGTAGCCGAGCAGAGCTGTAGCTGAAGCAGCGAAGGATATGAAATGAGAATCGCGGATAAAATGGCTTTCAATCAGGTGAATCAGAACGTGGGCAAAAATCGCTCCGATATGTCTGATTTGCAGAATCAAGCCGCGACTCAAAAGCGTATCAATAAGCCTTCGGATGATCCGTTGTCTGCAGCGCGTGTCCTGGCGGCTCGTACTGAAGAGCATGGGAATTCCCAATTCATTAAAAATATTAATAACGCCAAATCTTTCCTGGAGTTCTCGGATCAGTCACTCGGCGAGTTGTCTGATGCCTTGGTTCGTGCGAAAGAACTTGCGATCTCTCAGTCCAATGATGCCAGCGGTAACGCTGAGACACGTATGGTGACGGCATCTGAGATTGGGCAAATTTATAATCAAGCTGTACAGATCGGTAACCGTAAGTTGGGTGAGCGATATGTGTTTGGCGGTTACAAAACTCAAACAGCTCCTTTCGATCACTCTGGAAACTATTTCGGTGACGATGGGGATATGAAAATCCAAACCAACAAAGACTCTTTCGTTGCCATGAATATTTCTGGCAATAAAATATTCACAGGGCGTGGTTTGGATGGGGATGGCGTGGTTCGTCCTCGTTACGAGACTCCAACGACAGTTCAAGAAGTTCAGGAGTTCAAACAGGAAGAAATGGAGCGTCTTCAGAAAAATGAAGACGTGGAGCGCAATTTCTTAATGACTCGCGGTCCCGCAGGTGAGTTTGAAGGTAACGGCAAGCACAAGCAAGACCCGGTTACTGGTGCTCGAGGGGTGAATATTTTCTCGGTTCTTAAGGGCCTGGAAACCAGTCTGAAAGCGAATGACAAGGTCGGTGTCCAGGAGACGATGGATCTTCTAGATCAAGCGATTTCCCAAGTAGTTCTCGCTCGTTCCGAGGTTGGGTCCAGAGTTATGTCCGTAAATAACACCATGGATTCTCTCCAAAAAGCGATCGTGGACAACAAAGCGACGGCTTCCCAATTGGAAGACGCTGATGCGTTCCAAGTTATCTCTGACATCAATAAGACTGATAGCACCCTTAAGGCGACTCTCGAAACGTCGGGTAAGCTAATTCAACCAAGCCTTCTTGACTTCCTAAGATAAAAATAATACCTACAGTTCCGCTAAATTTTACCGATAACGACTGCAGCAAAAGGAGTTGTCATGCTGGTTCTCACACGGAAGTTGGGTGAAAGCATCGCTATCGATGATCACATAAAGATCAGAGTAGTACAAATCAAAGGGAAACAGGTTCGTTTAGGAATCGAAGCCCCTAAAGACACTAAGATTCACCGCGAAGAAGTGTACGTCGCCATTCAAGAACAGAATGTGCAATCCGCTGATGTCTCCGCAGACAAATCTCGTTCTGTCGCTAAGCTTTTAAAGCCCTAAGGGGCTTATTGAGGGATGTGCCGCTAAGCAGGCACTTTCCGCGTTGGTCGTCGTCGCTGTACAGGAGTACAGCTTCCTCCTTCCGCCTTGAAATTGCCTACTTATCGACACATCTGTTTTGCGTTTTCTGGCTTCCGCTTTGCGGGTTCGCGCCCTTTGGGCTGCTGGGAGCGGGTGTGACGTGCGTCAAATTCATTAAATTTTATTGAGTCTCCCTGGATTTAGGTCCAGATTTATAGTTGTACTTACCCGAAGTGTATCCTGGCGTGTCTAAGATATGGGTAAGTCCGCTTTGTCCAGAGGGGGAATTGAATGATCATTTCAACATCGAGATTCGGCCAAGTTGAGCTGAAACAAGAAGATGTTCTGACTTTTCCGGAAGGTCTATTGGGCTTTGCGGATCTAAGAAAGTTCGTTCTTCTCGATGATCCAAGTGATGAGATCTTCGCTTGGTTGCAAAGCTGTGAAGCTGCGCAAATCGCATTTCCTGTCCTAGAGCCTGAGTTGTTCGCACCAGCTTACAAAGCTAACCTGACTAAAGGTGACATGGAGTCGATCAAGCTTTCAGCAACAGACAAAGCGCGCTTCTTCTCTATCGTGACTATCCCTGATGATCCGACACAAATGACTGCAAACTTGAAAGCTCCCGTAGTGATCAACGTTGCCGAAAAAATTGCTCGTCAGTGTGTTTTGCAAGATAACAACTTGGCGATCCGTGAACCTATCTTCACGAAGCTTCAACAACGTGTTGTGCAAAATCCTGCAGTGGCGATCAAAAATCAATCCACTGGTATCGATGTAGCGACAAAGCTTCACATCGTAAGAGACGCAGAACTGTAAAAGTTAATACAACGAATGATATGGAACAGGCTTCGATTAAACACCGAAGCCTTTTTTATTACCCGCGAAAAGCCTTTTCTCCTCGAAGAACCATGTTATCCTTGTGTGACCTTTGGAGGCTCGATCTGATGAAGTTATGGGGATTCCTGACACTGCTTACAAGCAGTTTCATTCTAACAGCGACACTGCCTGCGATGGCGGCGCCGGTGCCTCATATCTCCCTGTTTTGGGAAGTTCAGAATTGGGAATCTGTTTTTGGAGTGGTCACTGCAGCGACAGCGAATGAGAAATTCGAAAAAGGCAGCCGCGAACTTTTTAAATCTCAAAAAATTGATCTGACTCAGCCCTTTGCCAAAATCGAATTCGACGGCAACAAAGTTCGCATCCAAGGTTTGGATGAACCATTGATCATGGGAGCAACAGCGGCGGAGTTCTCTTATCAAAACGTGGCATTCACTTACAAACCAAAGAAAAGTGTAAAGTCCAACTTCGAAGAAATGCGCAAAGTTTGGAAAGGGTTTCCGGAATTGAATTTTCCAGCAAGTCTTTCAAACCGTAATCTCGCAAGCTCCGAAACTCCCGTGTATGCCACGCTATTTACGATCGTCGGTGCGGCAGCAACACTGGGTGATACCGGTATCCCTGTCGGTGGTTACTTCGGTTTTAAATGGTACAAAAATTCGGCAGAGCCCATTCTGTTGGAGTGTAGCCCCGGTAAAAGCGCTCAGGTGAAGGGCAAGGACCGTTTGGTGGTGGAGGCCCTTCCAGATGGTCAGCAAGTATTTTACAGCGAATCTGGAGGCCAAAAGGGCATTCAAGGGGAGCTTGAGAAAATCACTCTGCGCGGGAAAGAAAGTTTCGCAATCACCAACGGCAATGAAGCCGTGAATGATTTGCGAATCGCCGATGCAGTTGAATTAAATAAAAAATTAATGGCGATGAAGACTTTGTGCTCAAATCCTGAAGAAGTTGAACACTTCAACAATTCATCCCGCCGAATCCAGGAAGCTATCAATGCAGGAAAAGTAAAGCTTGCCTCTGAACACCGCGCTTCAAACTCGGTCAAAGATCCCGACTCCGTCTCCGGCATCCGCTAAAAAGGTGCCAGGTCCTGTCTCTTGTCGCATGCCGTGCATTGAATCGCAGTGTGTGTCCAATCCCGGAACCCAACATAATCGTGTGCTCTCTTTTTTCGCGCATGTAAAACACTCGAGTATTTTTTTTAGTAGAAAACTTGCGAGGAGAACATCAATCCGATGACGTCGATAGCGGACTGATTGTTAGCGTTTGGAAGGACTTTATAATAATAAGATCCAAGAACGATTTCGTTGGCCCGTTGTTTGATGATTAATCCTGCACTGTAAAGCTGCGCTTCGCTGTTCGCGAGTTTGGAGTAAGCAAGGCCCGCGACTGGTTGCCACTTGTTTGCGGTAGGCATTTTCCAACCCAAACTGTAGACGAAGTTTTCATCGGATTTTTTATTGTCGCCGTTATAATCTTTCGCATCGCTGCCGCCGCTATAGGAGACGTCGAAATAGAGTTCTTGCGCTAAAATTTTAAACTTTTGCCCAAGTACCGCTCCGACGGATGAAGTTCTGGAAGGCCTGTATGATCTTGATTCCTCTTGGGGAGTTGTGGGAGTTGAAGAGTTCGTTGAAGAGGAGTAGTAAGCACCTTCCGACAAAATAGGTGAACTCTGCAGACTTATATTTATTCCTAGGTTGTAAATATCTGTCGGTTTCCAGAGTGCCGCGGCGATTGCCAAGGGTTGGATTTCCTTTTGAAATGTCTGAGAGTATTGTGTTGCTAAGCTGGTAGGGCCTGTCACCTGTGTGTAGGTATACGTTTCTTGAGTGGTGTAGATACCGCCTAAAGTAAATCCCCAAGCAAGTGTATCATCCCAAGGGCGTCCATAAGCGAAACCACCCATTAAAATATTACTCTTGAGTGCAAGGCGCAGCGCCAGATTGTAACCTGTGAGTGGTGACGTATGGCTTTGAGAAACATTAAAGGCCACGGGATTTGCGATAAATATCGCAGCATGTCCTTTCGCCAAGGGAGACGTTGTGCTGGCCAAGGTTGGACGAATGATCACTGTGGAGCTATTGCCCATATTGGGGATTTCAAAACTTTGCTGTTCTAGGGCGTTACCGCTAAGGGTGACGCTGACGTTGTTGTCGTCCAGAAATCCCAAGCCCGCAGGATTATAAATTGCATTTCCTGGTGAGGCCGAAAGTGCAGCGCCAGTGTTGGCCATCAAGGCTTCAATATGACCCACCGGAAAAGTCATCTCTGAAAAGCTGAGTTGAGAATAAAATAAAGTCGAGCAGAAGATGGCGAATAAGTGAAATCTCATTCGCCAATTAGACTATGTCGTTTCCAATTGTGGCAAAGATTTTTCAGTTTTTGCGCCCAGGCGTTTCAAATCTTCGACTTGATCGATCAGATTGCCACGACCGTCGGAAAGCTTTTTAGTGACTTCCTCGTGCGCTTTTTGAGCGGCTCCTAGTTTTTCTCCAAGGTTTTGGATGTCTTTCAAAAGATTCGCGAATTTTTCGTAAAGCAAGCCACCGCGCTTGGCGATTTCCAAAGCGTTCTTTTCCTGGCGGTCTTGTTTCCACAAAGCCGTGACCGTTCTGAGTGTCGCGAGCAATGTCGTGGGGCTGACGATCGCTATATTGCGCTCCCAAGCGTATTGGAAGATGTCTGGTTTCAATTTAAATGCCAAAGCAAATGCTGGTTCCAAAGGCATGAACAGGATCACGAAGTCTGGAGAAATCAATTTATCAGCCGCGTGATATTTTTTCTCGGACAAACCGTCGATGTGTTTTTTCAAAGAATCGATATGGAATTTCCCGAACCGTTCTTGCTCTTCCAAGGTTTCAGCTGACGAGTATTGTTCGTAGGCCACCAAAGTCATTTTAGAATCCACGATCAAGTGTTTGCTGTCTGGAAGGTTCACAATCACGTCAGGACGAAGCATCTGACCGTCTTCACCACGCAGATCCATATCCACGCCTTGAACGACGTATTCTTCGCCTTTGCGCAGGCCCGAACGTTCCAAGATATTTTCCAGGATCAACTCGCCCCAATTGCCTTGGGTTTTTGTTTCGCCTTTAAGGGCCTTGGTCAAATTCTGAGTTTCCGTGGACATCACTTTGTTCAGTTCCATTAACTTTGTCAGCTCGCCACGCAAAACACCGCGCTCGGAACGTTCCGTGGAGTAGGATTCTTCGACTTTCTTTTCAAAGTCTTTGATGCGTTCTTTAAGTGGCTCCAAAACAGAAGCTATATTTTTGTGATTTTGATCGGTGAACTTTGCGGACTTTTCTTCAAAAATCTTTTGAGCCATGTTCTCAAACTGAGTGTTCATGCGGTTTGCGAGTTCTTCTTGCTGTTTGCGAGCTTCACTCATGAGAGATTTAGATTCACTGAGGTTCTGCGTCAGAAGTTCGTTCTTCATTTGCAAAGATTGAACATCCGCCAGGAGCTGGGACTTTTCAGCCATCGCCTGTGCTTTAGATTTGAAATAAACGATTACTCCGGCAATCAATGCGCCTGCAAAAAAAGCGATCAGGGTTACAAAGTTCACGCGGTTCCTCCTGTTGGGTTCACGAATCAGATTTGCCATTAGAAGTGCTTTTGGTCACACGAAAAACGGTGTATGATGCGCCCATGAGTCAAATTAAGAGTGTTCTTTTAGCTTTCCGCCCAAAAACTCTGACTGCAGCCTTGGTTCCGTGCCTGGCTGCCACAGCCCTGGTTAAAGCCATTGGTCTTTCTTGGGACGGGCAGGTTTTATTTTTCGCCTTGGCGGCGTCATTCCTTATCCAAATCGGCACAAATTTAGTGAACGATGCGGTGGATTTCAAAAAAGGTGCTGATACAGAAAAGCGTATTGGTCCACAACGTATCACTCAGGCCGGAATTCTTTCCGCCAACCAAGTGATGGCCTTGGGCTCATTGTGTTTTGCTTTGGCGATTGCCTGTGGGATTCCGTTGGTGATGAAAGGTGGCATGGTTATCGTGGTAATCGGGATCGCTTCGGTATTAATGGGCTACTCCTACACCGCGGGGCCGTTCCCTTTGGCTTACCTGGGGCTGGGTGATCTGTTTGTGATCCTGTTCTTTGGTTTGTTGGCGGTCATGGGTATGGTGTTTTTAAATACTGGTGACTGGATGATGGAGGCCTTTGTTTTGGGACTGCAAATTGGTTTCCATGCAACGACCTTGATTGCCATCAACAATCTTCGCGACCATACCGGGGACCGCCTGGTGAATAAGAAAACCTTGGCCGTTCGTTTCGGAGTTAAGTTTTCTCGCTATGAAATCGCAGCCATGGCGTTCTTGCCATTTGTGTTGAATTTGTACTGGTGGTTTGAGGGTTATAAGATCGCAGCCATCGTTCCGATGTTTGCATTGCCTTTGGCGGTCAAGTTAACAAAAAATGTTTTCAATACTGAGCCGGGACCTGTTTATAATAAGTTTCTGGGCCAGGCAGCAGGCCTGCATTTGGTCTTTGGACTTTTAATCACCTTAGGATTTGCACTTTGATCAAACTTAGCTACTACGAATATGTACTGACGCCATTTACTACTTTGAACGCAGTCAGCGCAGGTCTTCCTCGCCGCGGAGCCTTGATCAAAGTGGAATGGCCTCAGGGATTCGTAGGCTATGGTGATTTGCACCCTTGGCCAGAACTTGGTGACACTCCATTGGATGAGCAATTGGCGGCGTTGAAAAAAGGCCGCATTTCTGCGCAAATGGAGCAAACGATTTGGCTGGCTCGCAAAGATGCGAACCTTCGTAAAAAAGGTAAAACCATTCTGACAGCTGGCGAGAAAGTTCGTAACAACTTTCTGGTTTCTAATTCCGCAGAAATTGTTCCGGGTTTCCTGGATGAATTAAAAAGACAATCTTACTCGACAATCAAATTGAAAGTCGGCCGTGACCTGGCTGCAGAAGCCACAGCGATCACTCGCATGGCTGCGGCGGGTTTTAAAATCCGTCTGGATTTTAATGGCACGGGCAGTTGGCAGATTTTCGAAAAATTCTTTTCCGGTCTGACAGCACAGGAAAAAGTTTGGATCGAATATGTTGAAGATCCATTCCCTTATGAAGCAGACACTTGGGCTGACGCTAAAAAACTGGTGAAGGTCGCGTGCGATGCCCCCTATGAAAAAGTCGATTGGGAAAACTCCGCAAAAGTTCCCTTTGATATTCTGGTTATTAAGCCTGCCAAGATGGATGTCGATAAAGCGATCGAGCGCTGCAAGAAGTTTAATTTGAAAGCGACAGTCACAAGCTACATGGATCATCCAGTGGGTTCACTGGGAGCCTTGGCTGTGGCAATGGAGTGTAAAGAGCTTTACCCCAACATCATGCTCGATGCAGGTTGCTTGACCTATCGCTCGTATCAAATGGATCAATTTGCGGCGAACATCAATACAACGGGACCTTTTCTTTCCAACGTTAAAGGAACTGGCATTGGGTTTGATCTTTTGCTTAGAGATTTGCCGTGGCAGAAACTCAATTAAGCCAGGAGCTTTACTCTGACGACAATCTGATTTTACTGAATCCTCGTTGGCCCCAGAGTGATTATAATAATTTAAAAAAATTAGCAGAAACTGCCCAAGCAGAGCGTGGCTTAAAAGGCCACGTGTGGATTGCAACCTCTGGTTCCACCGCAGAATCTGCGAGTGCTACGAAGCTGGTCGCTCTTTCCAAAAAAGCCCTGATGGCATCTGCGAAATCCGTGAATCAGCATTTGTGCGCCACCAATCAAGACGTGTGGACTCAGGTTCTTCCACATTTTCATGTGGGTGGTTTTGGTATTGAAGTGCGAGCTTTGTTGTCCGATGCTCGCGTGGTGCCAGCATTGAAAGACGGACGATGGGACGTGGATTTCTTTTACGATGTTTTAGTAAAAGAAAAATGCACACTTTCGGCTTTGGTACCGACACAAGTTTTTGATTTGGTGGAAAAGGGATACAAATCTCCAGCCTCCTTGCGAGCGATCGTTGTCGGTGGGGGAGCCTTGGAAGTTTCATTGTATGAAAAAGCCCGTGCGATGGGGTGGCCACTTTTACCAAGTTACGGAATGACCGAGACAGCGTCACAGATTGCGACGGCGTCTTTGGAATCGCTTAAGGAATCCGTCTATCCTGAAATTGAATTATTGTCCCACGCTCAAGCTAAAACCAATTCCGCGGGATTCTTAGAAGTCACTGCGGAATCCCTGTTCACGTGTTATGCGCAAAATACCTCGGAAGGTATCAAGCACTGGGATCCTAAAAATGGAATCTGGTTCACGACGGAAGATCGCGGTGAGGTTCAAGGAAATGCCCTCAAGATTTTCGGTCGCAGTAAGGATTATATCAAGATCGGTGGAGAGGGGACGAACGTCGCAAGACTTCGTGCTTTGTTAGAGCAATCTGCCTTGGACTTAAATCCCCAGTGGCCGATGCATGTAACGTTGTTAGATATGCCATCGGAGCGTTTAGGTTCAGAAATTCATATGGTTAGCACTTTGCCATCAGAGGCGAACCTAAAGATTGCTGAATCGTATAGTGCAAAAGTTTTGCCGTTTGAAAAAATAAGACAGACCCATGTTGTCGCGGGAATTCCCCGCAGTGATCTGGGAAAGATTTTGTGGCAGCAGCTAAAGAAATTATTGTAGGAGTAAGCGATGATTCGCAAAGAAGAAAATCCCTGGAGTGATGCCCTTGTTATGATTTGCACGAAGTGCGGCAAGTCTATCTCTGGTATGAAAGAAGCGAATGTCGCAGAAAATTTAAAAATGTTTTATAAAAAAAGCCTGAAAGACAGCGGCGACGGTAAAAAGATCCGTGTCGTGACTTCAAGCTGTTTGGATATTTGCATCGATGAGTTTCAAGCGATCACAGTCGCATCAAACGATAAGACTGAAAGCTTTATCATGCATCCTGAAAAAGACCGCGATGCTTTCTTAGAGCTTCTAAAAGAGAAGCTCTAAGGGCCTGTCACAGAGAAGTTTCCATACATAATTGGCAAAGTTAACAAGCCTGTCCCATTGAATATCAATGACAGGCTTGAGCCAGAGTATGAGCTGGAAAGTTTGATATAGAATTTATACTGATTTGAGTTGTATGGGGCGATCGGAGCATACACATTCTCTGCAAATGCCGTCGATGAGCAGCTTGAATCCGTATACAACGTCACATCACCCGCGGCGGCACCGGAGCTATTCGAGAATGCCAAGTTAATTGGGTTTAAGGCCGGAATAATTCCCGCATAGTCATTTAAAGTCAGCATCACATAATTGCAGCTGCCTTTAGCCAGT contains these protein-coding regions:
- the flgM gene encoding flagellar biosynthesis anti-sigma factor FlgM encodes the protein MKITHNKVGQNLNLTDAGKSDKAAGVAGKAASKIADVKADAIAQAQDESSKVQLSPRAQEAKRIKELAMSAPDVDEAKVAKFRDMIDKGTYKVDAKSIADKMVDEHLEF
- a CDS encoding flagellar protein FlgN, which gives rise to MDVAVAERAFQKLEANLEELTKIYRTLLDLVRKEKEILIRADREALDENNSIKEELLYKLRAQDSLRSRYAMDLAGVIGGDVENPRLLELAQKMAFNPAAADRLRTQHAALDMLIKRITEINKSNEEHAQTALQTLNGALDNIKETLSGKKTYEKKGGYKSGPQVSGNFVSKEA
- the flgK gene encoding flagellar hook-associated protein FlgK translates to MSKISAMMDTGKRSLMNSQTALQTVGHNIANKSTEGFSRQRVELLSNVPIGEGGLQIGMGARAGVVTRVNNPWLEKQIQKEGMTMGFEDSRADGLSRVEQIYNEQNNKGLNQYVTDFFNGFRELSNNPESLASRTMVRESAVGMVKDFGRVTSQLRGVQEDLDAQIKTTVGEVNEITKEIASLNEKIQTVEVSKVPANDERDRRDLLLKKLGDKIDITWAEGKDGMVSVTAGRTAILVSGTGASELKARQTDTRDRMEIFYQGTGTPANVTEQISGGRIGGALDVRDHVIEDLLGHIDNLAYTLATEVNRAHIEGFDRNGNTGVLFFEQPESVKGAAANMAMNKTIFNDVSRIAAGSRADAAGDNTVANVISSLQYKQVMDGGTATMDDYYNTQVGQVGAMVQRAVKSQESQKNVISQLTNIRESISGVSLDEETTKMIEFQKTYDASARLIKTADEMFDTVLNLKRL
- the flgL gene encoding flagellar hook-associated protein FlgL; the encoded protein is MRIADKMAFNQVNQNVGKNRSDMSDLQNQAATQKRINKPSDDPLSAARVLAARTEEHGNSQFIKNINNAKSFLEFSDQSLGELSDALVRAKELAISQSNDASGNAETRMVTASEIGQIYNQAVQIGNRKLGERYVFGGYKTQTAPFDHSGNYFGDDGDMKIQTNKDSFVAMNISGNKIFTGRGLDGDGVVRPRYETPTTVQEVQEFKQEEMERLQKNEDVERNFLMTRGPAGEFEGNGKHKQDPVTGARGVNIFSVLKGLETSLKANDKVGVQETMDLLDQAISQVVLARSEVGSRVMSVNNTMDSLQKAIVDNKATASQLEDADAFQVISDINKTDSTLKATLETSGKLIQPSLLDFLR
- the csrA gene encoding carbon storage regulator CsrA, whose amino-acid sequence is MLVLTRKLGESIAIDDHIKIRVVQIKGKQVRLGIEAPKDTKIHREEVYVAIQEQNVQSADVSADKSRSVAKLLKP
- the fliW gene encoding flagellar assembly protein FliW yields the protein MIISTSRFGQVELKQEDVLTFPEGLLGFADLRKFVLLDDPSDEIFAWLQSCEAAQIAFPVLEPELFAPAYKANLTKGDMESIKLSATDKARFFSIVTIPDDPTQMTANLKAPVVINVAEKIARQCVLQDNNLAIREPIFTKLQQRVVQNPAVAIKNQSTGIDVATKLHIVRDAEL
- a CDS encoding DNA recombination protein RmuC is translated as MNFVTLIAFFAGALIAGVIVYFKSKAQAMAEKSQLLADVQSLQMKNELLTQNLSESKSLMSEARKQQEELANRMNTQFENMAQKIFEEKSAKFTDQNHKNIASVLEPLKERIKDFEKKVEESYSTERSERGVLRGELTKLMELNKVMSTETQNLTKALKGETKTQGNWGELILENILERSGLRKGEEYVVQGVDMDLRGEDGQMLRPDVIVNLPDSKHLIVDSKMTLVAYEQYSSAETLEEQERFGKFHIDSLKKHIDGLSEKKYHAADKLISPDFVILFMPLEPAFALAFKLKPDIFQYAWERNIAIVSPTTLLATLRTVTALWKQDRQEKNALEIAKRGGLLYEKFANLLKDIQNLGEKLGAAQKAHEEVTKKLSDGRGNLIDQVEDLKRLGAKTEKSLPQLETT
- the menA gene encoding 1,4-dihydroxy-2-naphthoate octaprenyltransferase is translated as MSQIKSVLLAFRPKTLTAALVPCLAATALVKAIGLSWDGQVLFFALAASFLIQIGTNLVNDAVDFKKGADTEKRIGPQRITQAGILSANQVMALGSLCFALAIACGIPLVMKGGMVIVVIGIASVLMGYSYTAGPFPLAYLGLGDLFVILFFGLLAVMGMVFLNTGDWMMEAFVLGLQIGFHATTLIAINNLRDHTGDRLVNKKTLAVRFGVKFSRYEIAAMAFLPFVLNLYWWFEGYKIAAIVPMFALPLAVKLTKNVFNTEPGPVYNKFLGQAAGLHLVFGLLITLGFAL
- a CDS encoding AMP-binding protein — protein: MAETQLSQELYSDDNLILLNPRWPQSDYNNLKKLAETAQAERGLKGHVWIATSGSTAESASATKLVALSKKALMASAKSVNQHLCATNQDVWTQVLPHFHVGGFGIEVRALLSDARVVPALKDGRWDVDFFYDVLVKEKCTLSALVPTQVFDLVEKGYKSPASLRAIVVGGGALEVSLYEKARAMGWPLLPSYGMTETASQIATASLESLKESVYPEIELLSHAQAKTNSAGFLEVTAESLFTCYAQNTSEGIKHWDPKNGIWFTTEDRGEVQGNALKIFGRSKDYIKIGGEGTNVARLRALLEQSALDLNPQWPMHVTLLDMPSERLGSEIHMVSTLPSEANLKIAESYSAKVLPFEKIRQTHVVAGIPRSDLGKILWQQLKKLL
- a CDS encoding (2Fe-2S) ferredoxin domain-containing protein, which codes for MIRKEENPWSDALVMICTKCGKSISGMKEANVAENLKMFYKKSLKDSGDGKKIRVVTSSCLDICIDEFQAITVASNDKTESFIMHPEKDRDAFLELLKEKL